The following proteins are co-located in the Solanum pennellii chromosome 8, SPENNV200 genome:
- the LOC107028624 gene encoding uncharacterized protein LOC107028624, which translates to MSSSENPEIVERVIKDKDEEEKDEQKSSFIDKVKGFIQDIGEKIEETVGFGKPTADVSGIHIPHINLEKAEIVVDVLVKNPNPIPIPLIDINYLIESDGRKLLSGLIPDAGTIHAHGSETVKIPLNLVYDDIRTTYHDIKPGSIIPYKIKVDLIVDVPVFGRITIPLEKNGEIPIPYKPDIDVEKIHFERFSFEETVAVLKLKLDNKNDFDLGLNSLDYDLWLSDVNVGGAELEKSATLAKNGITYIDLPITFRPKDFGSALWDMIRGRGTGYSMKGNINVDTPFGAMKLPISKEGGTTNLKKNKEDGGDDDEDED; encoded by the exons ATGTCGTCTTCGGAAAATCCAGAGATTGTCGAAAGGGTTATCAAGGACAAGGACGAGGAGGAGAAAGATGAGCAAAAGAGCAGTTTTATTGATAAAGTTAAGGGCTTCATCCAGGATATTGGTGAGAAAATCGAGGAAACAGTAGGTTTTGGAAAACCAACTGCAGATGTCTCTGGAATTCATATTCCTCATATCAATCTTGAAAAGGCTGAAATAGTTGTTGATGTGCTTGTGAAGAACCCAAACCCCATCCCAATTCCTCTCATTGACATAAACTACTTAATTGAGAGTGATGGAAGGAAACTGCTTTCCGGATTGATCCCTGACGCTGGAACGATCCATGCACATGGTTCAGAGACCGTCAAAATACCACTTAATCTGGTTTATGATGACATCAGAACTACATACCACGATATAAAGCCGGGAAGCATCATTCCGTATAAGATCAAGGTTGACCTCATAGTTGATGTGCCTGTTTTTGGTAGGATAACTATTCCTCttgaaaaaaatggagagaTTCCTATACCTTACAAGCCAGATATTGATGTTGAGAAAATTCATTTTGAGAGGTTCTCTTTCGAGGAAACTGTAGCAGTTCTTAAGTTAAAGCTGGATAACAAGAACGACTTTGATCTGGGGCTCAATAGCCTTGATTATGATCTTTGGCTCTCCGATGTGAATGTTGGTGGTGCAGAGCTTGAGAAATCAGCTACACTTGCAAAAAATGGAATCACCTATATCGATCTTCCAATAACCTTCAGGCCCAAGGACTTCGGCTCTGCTCTATGGGACATGATCAGAGGGAGAGGTACTGGCTATTCCATGAAAGGCAACATTAATGTGGACACACCCTTTGGAGCAATGAAGTTGCCCATTAGCAAGGAGGGGGGTACAACCAATctcaagaaaaacaaagaagacgGGGGAGACGATGATGAAGATGAG GATTGA